A genomic region of Arachis stenosperma cultivar V10309 chromosome 9, arast.V10309.gnm1.PFL2, whole genome shotgun sequence contains the following coding sequences:
- the LOC130951872 gene encoding disease resistance protein RUN1-like: protein MERESTRSRSIRIWKHEVFVSFRGEDTRNNFIDHLFAAFDRKGIDAFKDDRNLKQGGHISTELMEAIETSTVLMVVLSKNYASSTWCLRELEKILECAKVHKTSQAVLPVFYDVTPSEVRTQSGDYEKAFAELERRFERDLGMVQKWREAMAQVAEFSGWDVQNKPQHTEIEKIVERVIDIQHCKSSNLDGLVGMHPRVEELEKLLDFDCSSDDDDVRVTGICGMGGIGKSTLARVVFERNLHRFSVTCILDNLSQVFHRDGLVGAQKLLVSHILKDEMQHMWSLSKAMRLMKARLCRVKALIVLDNVDSEDQLEELGLNPEYLFPGSRIIVISRDKHILKMSGVDEIYEAQLLNKEESYQLFCRKVFRRNNFMLQHCDELLVDGVLKYAQGLPLAIEVLGSFLKERSMDSWESILSEMRVCPPHEEIMDVLKISYDQLDCMEKQVFLDIACIFHDGSDKEEVMRILDCCGFFADIAVCNLHDKSLITINKNEGIEMHGKLRELGMEIVRKEALMEPGKRSRIWRFQDFLNVCENKAMDYVEAIRLESQTMDEKNTTLSVEALSKMNQLRLLKINDVKFSGNLSCLSSKLRYLEWAEYPYTYFPLSCEPSNLVELSLPHSSIKQLWNDIKCLYNLKSVDLHGSQNLIKIPDFSKAPNLEMLNLEGCTKLVHIHPSVRFLEKLSYLNLKNCTSLVSIPNRILSISSLQVVNLAGCSKLWKHSRKQS, encoded by the exons ATGGAGCGAGAGAGCACTCGGAGTAGATCCATCCGAATCTGGAAACACGAAGTGTTTGTGAGTTTCAGAGGCGAGGACACTCGCAACAACTTCATCGATCATCTCTTCGCCGCTTTCGATAGAAAAGGCATAGACGCATTCAAAGACGATAGAAATCTGAAGCAGGGAGGGCACATTTCAACTGAGCTAATGGAAGCCATAGAAACTTCGACGGTTCTAATGGTGGTGTTGTCCAAAAACTACGCTTCCTCCACATGGTGCTTGCGGGAACTAGAAAAGATCCTGGAGTGTGCCAAGGTGCACAAAACATCACAGGCTGTTCTTCCAGTCTTCTATGATGTGACTCCATCTGAGGTGAGAACGCAGAGCGGAGATTATGAGAAAGCGTTTGCCGAACTTGAGAGAAGATTCGAACGAGATTTGGGGATGGTGCAAAAATGGAGGGAAGCTATGGCACAGGTGGCTGAATTCTCTGGTTGGGATGTGCAGAACAA GCCGCAACACACTGAGATTGAAAAAATTGTTGAAAGAGTAATAGATATTCAACATTGCAAATCATCAAATTTAGATGGTTTGGTGGGGATGCATCCGCGTGTGGAAGAACTAGAAAAGCTTTTGGACTTTGACTGTAGTAGCGATGACGATGATGTTCGAGTTACAGGCATATGTGGGATGGGCGGAATAGGAAAGTCAACGCTTGCTAGAGTTGTATTCGAAAGAAACTTGCATCGATTTTCTGTTACTTGCATTCTTGATAACCTGAGTCAAGTTTTTCATCGTGATGGTCTTGTTGGGGCGCAAAAGCTACTTGTTTCTCACATTCTAAAAGATGAAATGCAACATATGTGGAGTCTTTCCAAGGCAATGAGATTGATGAAAGCTAGATTGTGCCGTGTGAAGGCTCTTATTGTTTTAGATAATGTTGATAGCGAGGACCAATTAGAAGAACTGGGTCTGAATCCCGAATACTTATTTCCTGGGAGTAGAATCATCGTAATTTCGAGAGATAAGCATATCTTAAAGATGAGCGGAGTGGATGAAATTTATGAGGCTCAACTTTTGAACAAGGAGGAATCATATCAATTGTTTTGTAGAAAAGTTTTTAGAAGAAATAATTTCATGTTACAGCATTGTGACGAATTATTGGTAGATGGAGTATTAAAATATGCTCAAGGCCTTCCTTTGGCAATTGAAGTTTTGGGATCATTTCTAAAAGAGAGAAGTATGGATTCATGGGAATCTATCTTGTCTGAGATGAGAGTTTGTCCACCACATGAGGAAATTATGGACGTGCTTAAAATTAGTTATGATCAATTAGATTGCATGGAAAAGCAAGTATTTCTTGatattgcttgtatctttcatGATGGTAGTGATAAGGAAGAGGTAATGAGAATTCTAGATTGTTGTGGATTCTTTGCAGACATAGCAGTTTGCAACCTTCATGATAAATCACTTATAACCATTAATAAGAATGAGGGTATTGAAATGCATGGCAAGCTCCGGGAGCTAGGCATGGAAATTGTTAGAAAGGAAGCACTCATGGAGCCAGGAAAGAGAAGCAGGATATGGCGCTTTCAGGATTTCCTAAATGTTTGCGAAAATAAG GCAATGGATTACGTTGAAGCCATACGCTTGGAATCACAAACAATGGATGAGAAAAATACAACGCTAAGTGTAGAAGCATTATCAAAAATGAATCAACTTAGACTGCTGAAAATCAATGATGTGAAGTTTTCAGGAAACCTAAGCTGCCTTTCCAGTAAATTGCGATATCTTGAATGGGCAGAATATCCTTACACATATTTTCCACTAAGTTGTGAGCCGTCTAACCTTGTTGAGTTATCCTTACCACATAGTAGCATCAAACAACTATGGAATGACATAAAG TGTTTGTACAATTTGAAATCTGTAGATCTCCATGGCTCTCAAAATCTTATCAAAATCCCAGACTTTAGCAAAGCCCCAAATCTTGAGATGCTGAATCTTGAGGGGTGCACAAAACTTGTGCACATTCATCCATCAGTTAGATTTCTAGAAAAACTCAgttatttgaatttgaagaattgCACAAGTTTAGTGAGCATCCCCAATCGTATATTAAGTATAAGTTCGCTTCAAGTCGTAAATCTTGCAGGTTGCTCAAAATTATGGAAACATAGTAGGAAGCAAAGCTAA